In Malus sylvestris chromosome 15, drMalSylv7.2, whole genome shotgun sequence, a single genomic region encodes these proteins:
- the LOC126603251 gene encoding cytochrome c oxidase subunit 6a, mitochondrial-like isoform X2, whose amino-acid sequence MAMAMVRAAGLQTALRGGSRSAAPLKRSFSSSAGHNDAREADKWEKITYLGIAACTILTFVNLSKPHPHYEPPPPYPYLHIRNKEFPWGPDGLFERKHDH is encoded by the exons ATGGCGATGGCGATGGTCCGAGCTGCTGGGCTTCAGACCGCCCTGCGCGGCGGCTCTCGATCAGCTGCTCCTCTAAAGcgctccttctcctcctctgcTGGACACAACGATGCTC GTGAGGCGGACAAGTGGGAGAAGATAACTTACTTAGGCATTGCTGCCTGCACTATTTTAACTTTTGTTAACCTGTCAAAGCCGCATCCTCACTATGAACCGCCTCCT CCATACCCATACTTGCATATCCGCAATAAGGAATTCCCATGGG GTCCGGATGGCCTTTTCGAAAGAAAGCACGACCACTAG
- the LOC126603251 gene encoding cytochrome c oxidase subunit 6a, mitochondrial-like isoform X1 translates to MAMAMVRAAGLQTALRGGSRSAAPLKRSFSSSAGHNDAREADKWEKITYLGIAACTILTFVNLSKPHPHYEPPPPYPYLHIRNKEFPWGGGGCQVVDNGHSVLMPNH, encoded by the exons ATGGCGATGGCGATGGTCCGAGCTGCTGGGCTTCAGACCGCCCTGCGCGGCGGCTCTCGATCAGCTGCTCCTCTAAAGcgctccttctcctcctctgcTGGACACAACGATGCTC GTGAGGCGGACAAGTGGGAGAAGATAACTTACTTAGGCATTGCTGCCTGCACTATTTTAACTTTTGTTAACCTGTCAAAGCCGCATCCTCACTATGAACCGCCTCCT CCATACCCATACTTGCATATCCGCAATAAGGAATTCCCATGGG gaggGGGAGGgtgtcaggtagtcgacaacgGGCACTCCGTTCTTATGCCGAATCATTAG